A portion of the Nitrospirota bacterium genome contains these proteins:
- a CDS encoding helix-turn-helix domain-containing protein, with translation MDEGEIRLSQRQWQRLHVVRLMLEGRETVKKAAELLGLSERQVRRLRRKVDREGVKLSRVTVRRILRQVLTQKGIPLSIYMDRHGIFRRNDAHWTREERRGGSSDLPDKREQVGEGLQTLPTRGSI, from the coding sequence ATGGACGAAGGAGAGATTCGGTTGAGTCAGAGGCAGTGGCAACGGTTGCACGTGGTTCGGTTGATGTTGGAAGGGCGTGAGACGGTGAAGAAGGCGGCGGAGTTGCTGGGGTTGTCGGAGCGTCAGGTGAGGCGGTTAAGGCGGAAGGTGGATCGGGAGGGGGTGAAGCTTTCGCGCGTGACCGTGCGCCGGATCCTGCGGCAGGTCCTCACCCAGAAGGGCATTCCGCTGTCGATTTACATGGACCGGCACGGGATCTTCCGCCGCAACGACGCCCACTGGACGCGGGAGGAGCGTAGGGGAGGGTCTTCAGACCTTCCCGACAAGAGGGAGCAAGTAGGGGAGGGTCTTCAGACCCTCCCGACAAGAGGGAGCATCTGA
- a CDS encoding RNA-binding protein codes for MGTKLYVGGLSYSTTTEELQGAFSRVGQVQSATIITDKMTGRSRGFGFVEMSTQEEANAAISQLNGQTLGDRTITVNEARPQAPRSGGGGDFRGGNRGGRSGQRW; via the coding sequence ATGGGAACAAAATTGTATGTTGGTGGACTGTCCTATTCGACGACCACCGAAGAACTTCAGGGCGCGTTTTCGCGAGTGGGCCAGGTGCAATCGGCCACGATCATTACGGACAAGATGACCGGACGATCCCGAGGATTTGGCTTTGTGGAGATGAGCACGCAGGAGGAAGCGAATGCGGCCATTTCTCAGCTCAATGGTCAGACGTTGGGTGATCGCACGATCACGGTGAACGAAGCACGCCCGCAGGCTCCCCGCTCAGGCGGTGGAGGCGATTTCAGGGGCGGCAACCGCGGAGGTCGCTCGGGCCAACGATGGTAG
- a CDS encoding MaoC family dehydratase N-terminal domain-containing protein, with protein sequence MGMNKACIGRTYPEIGYAVTKEGIQKYCLGINETSPFFWDESKDGGLIGPPLFGIVPSLPASAGPLFDPDLNANIMMLVHGEQDMTFHRLLKPGDELKTGAKILNIEDKGSGELITVESTTKDKSGAVVQVAKGGYFIRGGGKGGGGKKDEPAPEASNKKPLFTVVMEVAKDQSIRYAEGSGDRNPIHVDDNVAKMAGLPGIIIHGMCTLGLASKGIIDKQLDSDPRKVKRIAVRFAKIVLPKETLSTEAWIVEKNDKMTILGFETKNRAGDLVLKNGLVESAN encoded by the coding sequence ATGGGAATGAACAAGGCCTGCATCGGCCGAACCTACCCCGAAATCGGCTACGCCGTCACGAAAGAAGGAATCCAGAAATACTGTCTCGGCATCAACGAAACGTCGCCCTTCTTTTGGGACGAGTCGAAAGACGGCGGACTCATCGGTCCTCCGCTCTTCGGCATCGTACCCTCACTTCCCGCATCGGCCGGCCCGCTGTTCGATCCCGATCTCAACGCGAACATCATGATGCTCGTTCACGGTGAGCAGGACATGACGTTCCATCGACTCCTCAAGCCCGGCGACGAACTCAAGACCGGCGCAAAGATCCTCAACATCGAAGACAAGGGCTCCGGAGAACTCATCACCGTCGAATCCACGACCAAGGACAAGTCCGGCGCCGTCGTGCAGGTCGCCAAAGGCGGCTACTTCATCCGCGGCGGTGGCAAGGGCGGCGGAGGCAAGAAAGATGAACCGGCCCCGGAGGCTTCCAACAAGAAACCCCTCTTCACGGTCGTGATGGAAGTGGCCAAAGACCAGTCGATCCGATACGCCGAAGGTTCAGGCGACCGGAACCCGATTCACGTGGACGACAACGTCGCCAAGATGGCGGGACTGCCGGGAATCATCATCCACGGCATGTGCACATTGGGCCTTGCTTCCAAAGGGATCATCGATAAGCAGCTCGACTCCGACCCCCGAAAGGTGAAGCGAATCGCCGTCCGGTTCGCGAAGATTGTTCTGCCCAAGGAGACCCTCTCAACGGAAGCATGGATCGTGGAGAAGAACGACAAGATGACCATCCTGGGATTCGAGACAAAGAACCGCGCAGGAGATCTCGTCCTCAAGAACGGTCTCGTCGAGTCCGCGAACTGA
- a CDS encoding LON peptidase substrate-binding domain-containing protein yields MDAAPRHLPTTVPVFPLPNVVLFPHTRMPLHIFEPRYLEMINNSLSGSRHIAMALLKPGWEPQYRGARTAGRTRSAEEGSEGGDPPEFCSIGCLGRIVAWEEQAEDRYNIVLLGVQKVEFGSTTHDRSYQEAPIRVLLDHLPESPDFALRLRRTLTETARTLLSLQGQPQEQVDQMMSTTESMPMEVVTNWACFLLNIEPATKQSLLELDDVALRCEQVTRIMVSRIESMSKSSPSSPPTTSPSSLN; encoded by the coding sequence ATGGACGCTGCACCCAGGCATCTTCCGACCACCGTCCCAGTCTTTCCGCTGCCGAACGTGGTGCTCTTCCCGCATACTCGAATGCCGCTCCACATCTTCGAGCCGCGCTACCTCGAAATGATCAACAATTCCCTTTCGGGTTCGCGCCACATCGCCATGGCCCTCCTGAAACCGGGATGGGAACCGCAGTATCGCGGCGCTAGGACGGCTGGCCGTACCCGAAGCGCCGAGGAGGGCAGCGAAGGGGGCGACCCCCCCGAGTTCTGCTCCATCGGATGCCTCGGGCGGATCGTCGCCTGGGAGGAGCAAGCGGAGGATCGATACAACATCGTTCTGCTCGGGGTTCAGAAAGTCGAATTCGGAAGCACAACTCATGATCGCTCCTACCAGGAGGCGCCCATCCGAGTCCTTCTCGATCACCTCCCGGAATCTCCGGACTTCGCCCTGCGGCTTCGGCGTACGCTCACGGAAACCGCGCGCACGCTTCTGAGCCTGCAAGGGCAGCCTCAAGAGCAGGTCGACCAAATGATGTCGACAACCGAGTCCATGCCGATGGAGGTCGTCACGAATTGGGCGTGTTTCCTCCTCAACATCGAACCGGCCACGAAGCAGAGCCTCCTCGAACTGGACGACGTGGCCCTGCGGTGCGAACAGGTCACCCGGATCATGGTCAGCCGCATTGAATCCATGTCCAAATCCTCCCCATCCTCTCCACCCACCACATCCCCATCCAGCCTGAATTGA
- a CDS encoding CopG family transcriptional regulator, with the protein MKSKTRYTDEPMGSPRLVADFLPEPRDLAYREESVKVTMGLSKRSVQFFKQQARKHRTHYQKMIRMLVDRYAALYQEHTPADSSSRRGGPRE; encoded by the coding sequence ATGAAAAGCAAAACCCGATACACTGACGAACCGATGGGAAGCCCCCGCTTGGTCGCGGACTTCCTGCCGGAACCCAGGGATCTCGCCTACAGGGAGGAGAGCGTGAAGGTTACGATGGGGCTCAGCAAGAGAAGCGTTCAGTTCTTCAAACAGCAGGCGCGGAAGCACCGAACCCACTACCAGAAAATGATTCGCATGTTGGTGGATCGGTACGCCGCACTCTATCAAGAACATACGCCGGCAGATTCATCGAGCCGACGCGGAGGCCCACGCGAGTGA
- a CDS encoding BrnT family toxin, producing MSCWSSTLKRSRRLANGYLASSRSVSSGRGNPTNDAQQPVAADGPLRGPPLNRSVVAEDMRHGAGKEHRYFCLGRIGGGILTVRFTYRKEVIRILGAGYWRKGKRIYEKQNPIH from the coding sequence ATGTCATGTTGGAGTTCTACCCTAAAGAGATCGCGAAGATTGGCGAACGGGTATCTCGCTTCGAGCAGGTCCGTGAGTTCTGGTCGAGGAAATCCGACGAATGACGCCCAACAACCGGTTGCAGCGGACGGTCCGCTGCGCGGCCCGCCGCTGAACCGGAGCGTTGTCGCGGAAGATATGCGCCACGGTGCGGGCAAAGAGCACCGGTATTTCTGCTTGGGACGAATCGGGGGCGGCATCCTGACCGTTCGATTCACATACCGAAAGGAAGTTATCCGGATTCTCGGAGCGGGGTATTGGAGAAAGGGAAAGAGGATCTATGAAAAGCAAAACCCGATACACTGA
- a CDS encoding site-specific DNA-methyltransferase produces the protein MREPALRAPRNRTLALSEQDAERLRRRLLSVNQPVTLSECAGRTILGDSLLVLPLLPKKSVDLLIVDPPYNLTKEFRSSTFKRQPLAAYEEWLHSWLSLAVELLKPSASVYVCSEWRSSGVVQRALERYFLVQNRITWEREKGRGALRNWKNCSEDIWFCVLSDQYSFNVEAVKQKRRVIAPYRDVDGKPKDWNEEANGGFRVTHPSNLWTDISVPFWSMPENTEHPTQKPEKLFAKLLLASSKPGDCVLDPFLGSGTTSVVAKKLGRQFIGIEQEEIYCLLAEKRLELSHHEPSIQGYSGGYFWERNSLAFQDTKNSTPRSNTTAQSFLIEDQS, from the coding sequence ATGAGAGAACCAGCATTGCGAGCACCACGGAACAGGACGCTGGCACTCTCTGAGCAAGACGCCGAACGCCTGCGTAGGCGACTGCTTTCTGTCAATCAGCCAGTGACTTTGTCGGAATGCGCCGGGCGAACGATCCTCGGCGACTCATTGTTGGTCCTGCCCCTATTGCCCAAGAAGTCCGTGGACTTGCTGATCGTTGATCCGCCCTACAACCTAACCAAGGAATTCAGAAGCTCCACATTCAAGAGACAGCCCCTCGCGGCATACGAAGAGTGGCTACACTCTTGGCTCTCGCTGGCTGTCGAACTCTTAAAGCCTTCGGCCTCAGTGTATGTGTGCAGCGAATGGCGATCCTCTGGAGTCGTCCAACGTGCTCTTGAACGGTACTTTCTTGTGCAGAACCGGATCACGTGGGAACGTGAGAAAGGCCGCGGCGCCTTACGTAACTGGAAGAACTGCTCCGAGGACATTTGGTTTTGTGTTCTCAGCGACCAGTACTCCTTTAACGTAGAGGCCGTGAAGCAAAAGCGCCGGGTGATTGCGCCCTATCGTGACGTAGACGGAAAGCCGAAGGACTGGAACGAGGAAGCCAACGGCGGTTTCCGAGTGACCCACCCTTCAAACCTATGGACTGATATCTCAGTTCCCTTCTGGTCCATGCCAGAGAACACGGAGCACCCGACTCAGAAACCGGAGAAACTGTTCGCCAAGCTTCTGCTCGCCAGCTCAAAGCCCGGAGACTGTGTGCTCGATCCTTTCTTGGGTTCCGGCACCACGTCAGTGGTAGCGAAAAAACTCGGTCGACAATTCATCGGCATTGAGCAGGAGGAAATCTACTGCCTGCTTGCCGAGAAGCGGTTGGAGCTTTCTCATCACGAGCCTTCGATTCAGGGCTACTCCGGTGGCTACTTCTGGGAACGTAATTCTCTCGCGTTCCAGGACACGAAGAACTCAACGCCGAGATCCAACACGACCGCGCAGTCTTTCCTAATCGAGGATCAGTCATGA
- a CDS encoding restriction endonuclease produces MSKNEGKGPRFVRYFGPVLEALKELGGSGSPEEVRNKTVSLLSISEKEQGEQMESGQSRFANQVAWARFYLTRARLLDESSKRGVWSLTEKGRATTLSHAAALQLFRELHKLFTAEWKAKPRTDGTEQLLEESLPESAVAARGHGHREGLLLLIRALPSAGFERLCQRLLRESGFQHVTVTGRSGDGGIDGNGVLEVNPFVSFRVLFQCKKYSGTVTPGQVRDFRGAMAGRADKGIILTTGTFTADARQEAVRDGVPPIELVDGEKLLDMFEKLELGLKPRAAFVIDESFFEDFKK; encoded by the coding sequence ATGAGTAAAAACGAAGGGAAAGGGCCGCGCTTTGTACGATATTTCGGTCCCGTCCTTGAAGCATTGAAAGAACTTGGCGGCTCGGGTAGTCCGGAAGAGGTCCGAAACAAGACTGTCTCGCTTCTTAGCATCTCGGAGAAGGAGCAGGGCGAACAGATGGAGAGTGGCCAATCTCGGTTTGCGAATCAAGTGGCATGGGCTCGGTTCTACCTAACCCGAGCTCGCTTGCTGGACGAGTCGTCGAAACGAGGTGTATGGAGCCTGACAGAGAAGGGGCGCGCAACCACTCTGTCTCATGCGGCGGCCTTGCAGCTCTTTAGGGAGTTGCACAAGTTGTTCACTGCCGAGTGGAAAGCAAAACCAAGGACGGATGGAACAGAACAGCTTCTTGAAGAGTCATTGCCGGAGTCTGCGGTAGCGGCGCGGGGCCATGGCCACCGTGAAGGTCTGTTGCTGCTGATAAGAGCGCTCCCCTCTGCTGGTTTTGAAAGACTGTGTCAGCGGCTACTTCGAGAGTCGGGATTCCAGCATGTAACGGTTACCGGGCGATCTGGTGACGGGGGAATTGATGGGAATGGCGTTCTTGAAGTCAATCCCTTCGTCAGCTTCCGCGTTCTCTTCCAGTGTAAGAAGTATAGTGGCACAGTCACGCCTGGACAGGTGCGTGATTTCAGAGGAGCCATGGCCGGCCGTGCTGACAAGGGCATCATTCTTACGACAGGAACTTTCACGGCCGACGCTCGTCAAGAAGCTGTGCGAGATGGTGTCCCTCCGATAGAGCTTGTAGATGGCGAGAAGCTACTCGATATGTTCGAAAAGCTTGAGCTCGGCCTCAAGCCCCGGGCTGCTTTCGTTATCGACGAATCCTTTTTCGAGGACTTCAAGAAGTGA
- the gspN gene encoding type II secretion system protein GspN yields MKKDHPRWPYILYGSAMTLIFIALLFPYEKIAQKILAKVDPAGRVLIDFETLNLALPIGLSARGVSLAIPPSLPTIFMDRVVLTPSWTIFKLEPGVSFRVRGFGGSLSGSYRWKGKKTGVKAKWASLDPTQLPLPALVARKIKGSLSGEAEVTVDTATSLSLDGFIQLHGEKIRLDNLDLFVVQIPSGELGRLDLQIGFDKSQAILREAFLQGRDLAARADGTVVLQAPLSSSPLHAEIFFKPMGDLVAKLTPLVSGKLRVDGEGYYRLALGGTLGFPIPEL; encoded by the coding sequence ATGAAAAAAGATCATCCCCGTTGGCCGTACATTCTATACGGGAGTGCCATGACGCTCATCTTCATTGCGCTCCTCTTCCCCTATGAGAAAATCGCGCAGAAGATTCTCGCCAAAGTCGATCCGGCCGGCCGGGTCCTCATCGATTTCGAAACGCTGAACCTTGCGCTCCCGATTGGGTTGAGCGCGCGCGGAGTATCGCTCGCCATTCCTCCCAGCCTGCCCACGATCTTCATGGACCGGGTCGTCCTGACTCCGTCGTGGACGATCTTCAAGCTGGAGCCTGGAGTATCATTCCGCGTTCGCGGCTTCGGCGGATCGCTGAGCGGTTCCTATCGATGGAAAGGCAAGAAGACCGGCGTGAAGGCGAAATGGGCATCGCTCGATCCGACACAACTCCCTTTGCCGGCGTTGGTAGCCCGGAAAATCAAGGGCTCTCTCTCCGGCGAAGCCGAAGTCACCGTCGACACCGCCACATCGTTGTCGCTGGACGGCTTCATTCAGCTCCATGGGGAGAAAATCCGATTGGACAATCTCGACCTTTTCGTCGTCCAGATTCCGTCCGGCGAACTCGGCCGGCTGGATCTCCAGATCGGCTTCGACAAGTCCCAAGCGATCCTGCGGGAGGCTTTTCTTCAAGGCCGCGATCTCGCCGCCCGAGCCGACGGCACCGTCGTTCTCCAAGCCCCTCTCTCAAGCAGCCCGCTTCATGCCGAAATCTTCTTCAAGCCCATGGGCGATCTAGTCGCCAAACTCACTCCGCTCGTCAGCGGCAAATTGCGTGTGGACGGCGAAGGCTACTACCGCCTCGCCCTCGGCGGCACCCTCGGCTTCCCCATCCCGGAATTGTAA
- the pilM gene encoding pilus assembly protein PilM, whose translation MIRRIGLSKRVLGLDIGRLSIQAVELSGNARKPEGLKLYVEPVPSGPDLAPEAALKQALVALRKKLVSPEQIREIVLAVPSNRVFHKTFIVKSKFKDRRRLEAVLPGEMEDQLPLEIEQVVFDFAILGSEAAGAKVFVVGSKKEALKGLLTTLKEAGLEPTRVQSSLVALGQVVLAGPPTAKPVGVLHVADGYASIGVFENGLLKVGHTVFLSRNGHGPEAQLVRNMRQVLSHSEVEFQMPVERFFMSGDLSPDDPAISRLREELGLKVEAAPPLSPATSAGGPARTAPQDRQRTLVALGSALSAMDSRDLSRLNLRQGELEYRRQRAFWQAEWKGPVLLAAVLAGAVFADFATGAIVRMRQSGKIRSQMRSDYLRLVPEGASTPAGKEVEDLKARAHRLEMAQRGAQNTPSALDILTDISRLLPEESLATIYALKIEEVRGTLEGRASSFAGAESIYQGLQTSKLLRNVKLAQTRATSGGEVQFSVSFELAHAKIGGAAR comes from the coding sequence ATGATCCGCCGCATCGGTCTTTCCAAGAGAGTCCTGGGGCTTGATATCGGCCGCCTCTCCATCCAGGCCGTAGAGCTGTCCGGAAACGCCCGGAAACCCGAGGGGTTGAAGCTCTATGTCGAACCGGTCCCTTCCGGACCCGACCTCGCCCCGGAGGCCGCTCTAAAGCAGGCGCTCGTTGCGCTCCGGAAAAAGCTGGTCTCGCCGGAACAGATTCGCGAAATCGTGCTCGCGGTGCCGTCGAACCGCGTCTTCCACAAGACGTTCATCGTAAAATCAAAATTCAAGGATCGCCGCCGCCTCGAAGCGGTGCTCCCCGGCGAGATGGAGGACCAACTGCCCTTGGAAATCGAGCAGGTGGTTTTCGATTTCGCCATCCTCGGCAGCGAAGCCGCGGGGGCAAAGGTGTTCGTCGTCGGCTCGAAGAAAGAGGCGCTCAAGGGGCTCCTGACTACGCTCAAGGAAGCCGGGCTCGAGCCGACCCGGGTGCAGAGCAGCCTTGTGGCGCTCGGCCAGGTGGTCCTGGCCGGTCCACCCACCGCGAAACCGGTCGGAGTCCTGCATGTGGCGGACGGCTATGCCTCCATAGGAGTTTTCGAAAACGGCCTTCTCAAAGTCGGACACACGGTGTTCCTCAGCCGGAACGGCCACGGACCCGAGGCGCAGCTCGTGCGGAACATGCGTCAGGTTCTTTCCCACTCGGAGGTCGAATTCCAAATGCCGGTAGAACGATTCTTCATGAGCGGGGATCTCTCTCCGGACGACCCGGCCATCTCCCGCCTCCGTGAAGAGCTCGGTCTGAAGGTCGAGGCCGCTCCGCCCCTGTCACCCGCTACCTCGGCCGGGGGTCCGGCCCGCACGGCGCCGCAGGATCGTCAGCGCACCCTTGTCGCGCTTGGGAGCGCCCTGAGCGCAATGGACTCGAGAGACCTCTCGCGCCTGAATCTTCGTCAGGGTGAATTGGAGTACCGACGACAGCGCGCGTTCTGGCAGGCGGAGTGGAAGGGGCCCGTCCTTCTGGCCGCCGTTCTCGCGGGCGCCGTGTTCGCCGATTTCGCGACGGGAGCGATTGTGCGCATGCGGCAGTCCGGCAAGATTAGATCTCAAATGCGCTCGGACTATCTGAGACTGGTCCCCGAAGGCGCCTCCACACCCGCCGGGAAGGAAGTGGAGGATCTGAAAGCCCGCGCACACCGACTCGAAATGGCCCAGCGCGGCGCGCAGAACACGCCCTCGGCGCTCGACATCCTGACCGACATCAGCCGCCTGCTTCCCGAGGAGAGCCTCGCCACCATCTACGCCCTCAAGATCGAAGAAGTCCGCGGCACGCTTGAAGGGCGGGCGTCCTCGTTTGCCGGCGCGGAATCCATTTACCAAGGCCTGCAAACCTCCAAGCTCCTGCGAAATGTAAAGCTCGCCCAGACTCGCGCGACTTCGGGCGGGGAGGTTCAGTTCAGCGTGTCATTCGAACTGGCCCACGCCAAGATCGGGGGAGCCGCGCGATGA
- a CDS encoding cell division protein ZapA yields MSRNQKVKVYGHVFSIKTSRDPAFTQEVAHHIDRQMREVATANKTSTTEQIALLAALNITGQLLEERRNNEAVLTKVSQLRRSVEAEISKDTESKS; encoded by the coding sequence ATGAGTCGTAATCAGAAAGTGAAGGTGTACGGCCATGTCTTCTCGATCAAGACCAGCCGGGACCCCGCTTTCACGCAGGAGGTGGCGCATCACATCGATCGTCAGATGCGCGAGGTGGCCACCGCCAACAAAACCAGCACAACCGAACAAATCGCTCTCCTCGCAGCGCTGAACATTACGGGTCAGTTGCTGGAGGAAAGGAGGAACAACGAAGCCGTTTTGACCAAGGTTTCGCAACTGCGGAGAAGTGTGGAAGCTGAGATTTCGAAAGATACAGAAAGCAAAAGCTGA
- a CDS encoding 5-formyltetrahydrofolate cyclo-ligase gives MGSKEHIRAKLLRRRRALTPSEHEGRSRAVGLLALRLSALRSARSVALYRDMRNEVATGFLFDRLRRRRKRVSLPKVSGRRLAFYRVDRWDNLRPGYEGIPEPVARAGRRNRLDAIDFFFVPGVAFDRRGNRLGHGGGFYDRILGRRRPSSVACGLCFDFQLLNELPRQAHDRPVDVIVTEKEVIHTHA, from the coding sequence GTGGGCAGCAAAGAACACATTCGAGCCAAACTTCTAAGACGCCGCCGGGCACTGACTCCCTCCGAGCACGAGGGCCGGAGCCGGGCCGTGGGCCTTCTGGCCCTGAGGCTGTCCGCCCTCCGGTCCGCCCGAAGCGTGGCGCTGTATCGCGACATGCGGAATGAGGTCGCGACCGGGTTCCTGTTTGACCGGCTCCGGCGGCGGCGGAAGAGAGTATCGCTGCCCAAGGTGTCGGGACGCCGCTTGGCCTTTTATCGCGTCGATCGGTGGGATAACCTCCGTCCGGGCTACGAGGGGATTCCGGAGCCGGTTGCGCGCGCGGGCCGGCGGAATCGTCTCGACGCCATCGATTTCTTTTTTGTGCCGGGGGTGGCCTTCGATCGTCGAGGCAACCGGCTCGGCCACGGGGGGGGGTTCTACGATCGCATTCTCGGCCGACGCCGGCCCTCCAGCGTCGCTTGCGGGTTATGCTTCGATTTTCAACTCCTGAACGAATTGCCTCGACAGGCGCACGACCGACCGGTCGACGTGATCGTCACGGAAAAGGAGGTCATTCACACCCATGCCTGA
- the rny gene encoding ribonuclease Y — MPEILLSFGLPVVIGAAVAGLLTAVLYSTKVKKNRADAQAEAARLAEGARKESESAREKIEKQARDQANRIRTEAEQSIADRRREIEKWERKLRGRDEVVDQKYKIIEQRQSDLQRKERTLAEQSETLRRKIEEADGVRDRLVAKVEEVSGLSREDARKQLAAQMEAEAKMEVAKAMRKHEEEARKTAEEKAKHIIVEAIQRWAGELSPEATTTVIDLQDDEVKGRIIGREGRNIRAFEAATGVDVVIDDTPGTLLLSSLNPVRREVARVAIKKLIGDGRIHPGRIEEVVERAKKDVDKRMMDAAEKALLDLRIHGMHPELVRHLGQLLYRTSYSQNVLYHSVEAGFIGGIIAVELGLDQKLARRICLLHDIGKAVSHEVEGTHMDIAADLLRRCGESEEVIKGVEGHHEAEPPTIFCVIAQAADAISGARPGARLESLENYVKRVDSLEKIAQSFPGVEKAYAIQAGREIRVAVDCKRVNDDEVYMLSKDIANKIQQEMTYPGEIKVTVIREVRGVEVAH, encoded by the coding sequence ATGCCTGAAATTCTCCTCTCCTTCGGTTTACCGGTGGTGATCGGAGCAGCCGTGGCGGGTCTTCTCACGGCTGTTCTGTACTCCACGAAAGTAAAGAAGAATCGGGCCGATGCCCAGGCCGAAGCCGCGCGGCTGGCCGAAGGTGCCCGGAAAGAATCGGAGTCTGCGCGGGAGAAAATCGAGAAGCAGGCCCGGGATCAGGCGAACCGGATCCGGACGGAGGCCGAGCAGTCAATTGCCGACCGGCGGCGCGAAATCGAGAAGTGGGAGCGCAAGCTCCGGGGCCGGGATGAGGTGGTGGACCAGAAGTACAAGATCATCGAGCAGCGGCAGTCGGATCTTCAGCGCAAGGAGCGGACGCTCGCCGAGCAAAGCGAGACCTTGCGCAGGAAAATCGAGGAGGCGGATGGCGTGAGGGACCGCCTGGTGGCGAAGGTCGAGGAGGTTTCCGGTCTGAGCCGCGAGGACGCCCGCAAGCAGCTCGCCGCCCAGATGGAGGCGGAAGCCAAGATGGAAGTGGCGAAGGCCATGCGAAAACACGAGGAAGAAGCCCGGAAGACCGCGGAAGAGAAAGCCAAGCACATTATTGTCGAGGCCATCCAGCGCTGGGCGGGCGAACTTTCACCGGAGGCGACGACCACGGTGATCGACCTTCAGGATGACGAGGTCAAAGGGCGCATCATCGGCCGGGAGGGCCGCAACATTCGTGCTTTCGAGGCGGCAACCGGCGTGGACGTGGTGATCGACGACACCCCGGGCACGTTGCTGCTCTCCTCCCTTAATCCAGTGCGGCGCGAGGTGGCGCGAGTGGCGATCAAGAAACTCATCGGAGACGGGCGCATCCATCCGGGCCGCATTGAGGAGGTGGTGGAGCGGGCGAAGAAGGACGTGGACAAGCGGATGATGGACGCTGCGGAGAAGGCCCTGCTGGATCTCCGGATCCACGGGATGCACCCTGAACTGGTCCGGCATCTTGGGCAGCTCTTATACCGAACGAGCTACTCGCAAAATGTTCTCTACCACAGTGTTGAAGCAGGATTCATCGGCGGGATCATCGCCGTGGAGCTGGGCCTGGACCAGAAATTGGCGCGCCGGATCTGTCTCCTTCATGACATCGGGAAGGCCGTGTCGCACGAGGTGGAGGGGACGCACATGGACATCGCCGCCGATCTGCTGCGCCGATGCGGCGAGTCCGAAGAAGTCATCAAGGGTGTGGAGGGGCACCACGAGGCCGAGCCGCCCACTATCTTCTGCGTCATCGCGCAGGCGGCGGACGCGATTTCGGGCGCGCGGCCTGGGGCGCGACTCGAATCGCTGGAGAACTACGTCAAGCGCGTGGACTCGCTGGAGAAAATCGCCCAGTCGTTCCCCGGCGTGGAGAAGGCCTACGCCATCCAGGCGGGACGCGAAATCCGCGTTGCGGTGGACTGCAAGAGAGTCAACGATGACGAGGTGTACATGCTCTCCAAAGACATCGCGAACAAGATCCAGCAGGAGATGACGTATCCCGGGGAGATCAAAGTGACCGTGATCCGCGAGGTGCGCGGAGTGGAGGTGGCCCATTAG